The genomic DNA GGGGCCTGGGAGCGGGCTCGAAACCGGTTGGCGAAGGGGAGCAGACTCTGACGGCTGCCGGAGGTGGACAGACGCTGGTGGGAGCCGGGATGGACCGGCATTTCTGGAGCTGGACATCTTCTGCTTGCGGTTGCGGTTGCTTACGAACGGGGACCCGCTCTTGACCATTTGCTGAACGTGCGAAAACGAGTGATGTGGCTCCTGGGCCGGAGGCATCTGACTTCGGGTCGCATAGGGATGAAGGTTACTATACAGTATGGTTAGCACcagggcttcttcttgacacAATAACTGGCAAAATGTGACCCACTTGCGGCTCTGGCTCTCCTGATATCTCAGCAAAACCGTCGCCTTTCTCTTGGCCTCTGCCTTCAGCTCGTGAAGGCGAGGACCTCCAAGATCAGCAAGCCCTTTGACCGCGGCagcgtcatcatcctcgaagACGCCGGACGCAATGGCATCTGGCGAAATGTCAGCATCTACCATTCTATCAACTTTGGATGAGAGATGATACCCTGCCAAACATTCGACATCTTCGCGCCCCTTGCTACGAGCGCATCATTCTGGATTTGGGGCCGACGAATATACTCTTGTCTGGGCTCGCGGTCGCCCCGGTCACCACGACCATGTCGGCCATTCTTTCCGCCTCCCTTCTTTTTATTCATGGCTGCCAACTCGCCGTCATCGACGGGAAGTTCGTCCAGGCGGCCGATTCCCAAATCCGCCTGCAGATAATTAGTTAGCAGTATGTCGCATGGCAATAGGAGCAGAGaaacttcaccatcatggcctGCTGGATAGcggcctcctccgccagctcctctgaggtcttcttgttctctttGTCGATCGACATGATGACTAGATGCCCGTATGATCCTTGAAGGAGTCGTGATATTTGAGCGAACGAGTGACCTAAGCCGGGTCTGTAACGAGTGATGGAGTCGAACCAATCGAAAGGTCGTGCCCTGTCAAGTAGGACAAAACGTTTCTCACGACAACTGATCGATAATAGCGATCTGAAAGATGGTTACAAAGGCAATTGATATGACAAGACCCTGACGGTTCGTTTGACTAGACGCTTTGGGTTGAACAGAGGCAGGAGGTTGGCGAAGAGTGGTAGAGATCGAAGAACGAGAGAATGTTGTGGAGAGGTAAGCAGGCAAAGTGGGGAGTGCAAGCTTCTTAGAGGCGGCCACTCGCGAGCTCGGTCAGGCTAGGCAACGAGAGGATTGGTATGAAGGAAGGTACGCGCGTGCGGTGGGAACAAGGCGAGAAGGGATGGCAGGAGCACTGCtcgttgaggggggaggaaggaagggagcACGGAGAGTAGAGGTTGGTCGGGCACAACTCGAAGGCGGTTTACTTACCGAATGAGCTGCCCACCTCAGAGTGATGGAACAGAGACAACGAATGTATCAAACTCGTTTTCTGCGTGTAGCAGAGTCGTCGGTATTGGTTTCTTGGAGCAAAGCGGAATAATACCGGGGAGCTGCCGAGTCGATCTGTTAGACGTCTGCAATTATTTTCGACTCTGTCATGTACATaccttgatgatggcgacgatGATGGAAACACAACTCGAAGTCGCGATAGATCATCAATCAGGCCTGAGTTCCcttgggtggtgagggagattgtCGCCCGACGGGGACCTTTGGGTGGTCGTGTTGTCAAGACCACGGAGGCAAGGAAGCCAGGAAGATATCTCCAGCCTGTTGAGGTAACAAGATAAGTTGTCAAGATACTCGAAGGGGATAAATCGAAAGATGAAGGGTAAGGTGAGCCAGTGGGAAAGCTAAGTAGTGGTGGCGGGAGGCTGTTGAGTTCGCAGCTAGATGCCTTTGTTCTGTTGTGTTTGGTTCAGGAAAAGAAAGCAGCGactgagggagaaggaagagactTTATACCCTTTGTGGGACCCACGATGCGGTCTGTGGGTGCTCTCAATATGAGCCGCACCATCATGCCGCCGCTGGGTTTTGATTGCGGCCGAGGCTAGGGCTTGGAGGTTGTCGTCGCCGAGATATCTCGGGGGTCGTCGGGGGTCATCGGTGGGGGTCGCCGGCGGGGGTCGACCGCGGGGGTTAGACGGCAGGTGTGACAGAGGAGATTATGCAGAGCCGTGGAGGTCATCGATACTTGCTTTCAACTTCAAGTTCTGAGTTTCATACACAGTCACAAGCCACtttaccttacctaccttacaTTACATTGCCTACAAACAAGCGTTTCCATTAAGCACCAGATTTCGTACCATGACCGCCATTAACTGGACCTCGGGATCGGTTGTAGGGCTTATCTCCATCTTTCAAGAATCTCCCATATCTTTAAGACTTTGCCATGTAGCTCAGAAGGCTTAGTCACACATGGTCCATGATCAATAAGTTAGGTGCTCAGACGGGCAGCTTTGAGTAATTGCCACTGAATCTGGGTTCTTGCGTTATAAAGGTTGTTACCTCCACCGGAGAATCATGGAAGGATATTGCCACCATGTGTTTTTTTGTACGGAACATATATATATTGAACAAACAGCTACATTTTACAAAGGACGCGAGCAATTCGTCCATTTTACAGTGTGCTTGTTGACTTGCCCCTATTCTTGGACCTTGATATGGTCCGTGCGGAGGGTACACCTGAATTTGGACTTGAAGCAATTTGGGCCAAGGTATTCCACTTCATATGGTCACCGCTTGCTTGTCTACTTTTCCAATCCGTGCCCTCGCGTCACACTCAGTGTCTGTAAACCCATTGCACGCTCACATCCCACCCAGGGACCCGGGGTGCAATGAGCGTGACTGTTCGGCTGAGGGGCTTTCTTGATCATGAAAACAGGCAACAAGCCATACGTATACCGactcacctccctcttcaatCGCAACTCTTAGAACAACAACGGTAACGGAGACGACTATTCCGATGTCTGTGATAATGTAAACACTGTCTACATCTACGACTACGCCGGCCAGTATCCGATGAGAGTAACAAGGCTTCTAGTTATAAGAAATTGGGCGACGGAGAGCTGTCTAGGAGGAGGATAATCTTACCTGTCTTGTGATGACAGTTCCAATTCAAGATGATGTGGCAAATAGGTCAAGACCACCCGTGGGAGACGTGCAGATTCTAGACAGTGGTGTCTCGTCCACTGGGCTACTTACTCGGGCCAGGTTTACACCGTTTGAAGGTTAATGTGTGTTCTTTTAACACCTGATTTGGACTTCAACAGCGTAACCGGAAAGCGAGCAAGGGAAGTAGGTGTACGGGCATGCTGCATGTGGAATCTGGAAGTTGAATCCAATATCTTCAAATGGAGGATACAGCGGTGACGTTTCAGCAGgtagcaacaacaacatcaattCAACGCATCACAATATTCTGTCAAGTCTAGTAGTGTAACTTCAAATTATTTTATATTCAGCAGCGACGGCCATCATGTCCATCACCCTGCCCTCATAACCATTATGCAGTAAATATCGCTAAAATCAAATCCCATCATTCTCCCATTTACTTTGACCGAGCATCCTTGGGAGGCTCGCTCAGACCATCCTTGCCCTGACGACCAATTCCGCTCATATCAATATCCTCCGAAGCCTTGGTCGCAGGCTCCCTCAGTCCAGCTGTGGAACCGGGACCGGTTGAAACATCGCTCGAAAAACGACCACTGCCGACGTTGGTCTTGCTAGCGTCGGCGGACTGCCAGTCGGAGGCCTTGGGGGGCATctgcgggagggggaggttcTGGCGGACCTCTTCGATCTTGTCGGCCTTGGATTGAGTCATGTTggttgtgtttgtgtgtggttTCTGATGGGGGTCAGCACATCTGCTTCAAACTCTTGAGAGTTCAAGGAGCTTACTTGATGTGGTGATTGTTGTCGTGAGACAAAGTCTTTTGAGTTGGTGCTTATTTTGAACTgcttgattgattgattggtCTGGTGAACTGATTGGGAAGAACAGAATCGATAACAGGAGACCTCTAAATATCTCGACTGGAGTGTGCTTTGGCGGAATATGAAGCTGGAGGACATCACAAATGACGTCAATTACATCACAGACCCCAGAGAGCCCAGCGAGGACCCTGTCACCAGCCCCTGCAGCCCCGCCCTAGGGTAGCGGGTAGGTTCTCAAGTGCCGATCTGCTCCCAGCCGACTGGCTGGTGACGCCAATGTCTTGGCTCTATGTTCAACGACATCCTTCGATTGTTGGAGCTTTGGGGGCGGATGGAAGTTTCCACAGATGATCCTGCGGGTTCTGTCTGCGTGAGTGGCTGCTCATCACTTGGCAATGGTCCGACTTCTTCGTCACTTGCCCACATGTCACTTTAAAGCCAAGTTAAGAGCCGTTGGAAGTGTGATTTGATCGATTTGATCGAGATTTGAGATGCCGATGGCTTGTTGAAAGCCTCAAGACTGACTTCAGGCACACTGAATACATACatacgacgacgacacaatcggccaaaagaaaaaaaaagaaaaaaaatcatgGCACAACAAGACAGAAGTAACCTGTGTATATTTCATCCTCCAGACCCCATCGCCTATCAAACCACGCTACTAACGTTGTGTATGTTGGTTGGCGGCAGAAACAAGAAGTGTAAACCATTTCCGATGGAGCCTATCCTAGACTATAGGCCAGCCGAGACTTGATGAAACCCGATTGACGATTAGGGAACCGCGTAACCCCATCCGTCGAAaccagagaaagaaaaacgatGAACAATTGACCCGATTTCTGTACCACAGATGACCATCCCCCAAAACGCCGTGTCCTTGTCATGCGCATCCGGCGCGTGTCGCAAAATTTATAAGAATGGGaaaattaaaaagaaaacaatCGAAGAGCGTAACTGCATAACTTGCATAACCGTAACTCGTGTCGTTTGATGTCGTGTGTAGCGTCCTTGGGTGAGTTCCGTATGCGCCTCTATGTTGGATAGAGAGTGGAAATTGCTGCTGACCTAATTGGCAGGAgtggaggcgttgaggagAGACGAGTCCTAGAAGATGGGAGAAGGCAACTCAAAGTCGGAGATTGAGTCTGTGTCCTCGACTACAGCAGCGACAGCCTTCATCTTCCACTTCTTAGCAGCAGAGGAGGTGATAGGCTCGCAGTCCTCGTCGACAAAGATCTCAAAGTCCAGTTTCTGTTCCTGCTCACCAAGGTCAAAGCCAAACTTCGTCTTGGTCTCGCTCTTGAAAAGAGGGCTGGAGCTGATGCGGCCAGACTTCTTGACGAGTCGGCGACCACGAGGAGTGCCTCTCATGGACATGAGCTTGCGAGACTCGGCATTCCATTCCTCGCACTCTTGGATTTCCTTGCGGTACTCGAGAACCCACTGGCGAGCCATCTCGGCGTGATCGGGAGATCCGTCGTTGTTGACGAAAGATGGGACGTGAATATAATGAGTCGAAGGTCCAGCACGATGAGCAAAAGGCCCAgagcggcggcggggaggcATCGCGAGAGGTTGGGCGTTCTCGTCCTGCTCAGGAAGCTCAACCTTCAAATTGAAACTCGAAGCAGCGTTATTGCGGTGGGTGCGAGGAATGTCGATGGCAGCCTGGGATTTTCCAGAGGGCTCAGGCTCTGGGCCTTGCTCTGCAACTTTGTGGGTCTTCCTGGGAGCAAAGTTGTGGGAAGTGGGACGGGCAATTTGGGGCAGGCCAAAAGTCTTGGAGTTGGCCGGAATGGTGAGAAGGTGAGTAATGTCGCCCAGAGGAACACGGGCAGAGTCcttgtcatcgtcatcgtcgaaTTTGTTGTcatcgagcttcttctcatcgatctcgtcgtcgtcggtccCGGAGGTTTGGGCAGCAGTGCTATTTTCAGCCTCGTCGGTCAGAGAAGCGGGGCCAGCAGTGGTCGTAGCCGGGACGTCCTCGTCGATAGACGGGTCACCCTCTTCAATCTGCGACTCGGGGTCCAAAACCAGGGGTCGGAGCGGAGACGAGACGTGAGGCTCAAAATAGCCACGATCCAACCGGGAGGTTTGGGCGATCTTAGTGGCCTGCTTCGTCATCGACATCTTTCCTGACGGGTcggaggttgatggtgaagttggTGAGGTCGGGAGTGTGATGGTGAGTTGTGAGAGGGTTCAAAGATAGCACAAGGAAATTTGATGGCTCAAATATGAAATAAATTGCGGAGATTCCGTCTATCAAGGCTGACAGTGCTCCTGAGCGTTCGATGAACTGCGCGGGTCTCAGTTGTTCGTGAGGCTCCGCGTGAAGCTCGGCGGTGTGGTATTGTGTGAGGGGAGAATGAGAACAATGACGGTGAGGTCCGCGATATTCTCTTGGAGCTGTAGAGCAGGTGTATGGCGACTTGAACACGCACGACGATGCGAGCATAAACATCTCCTAGAACCCCTGTCTGGGCGCCTGAGGAAGCAAAACGAACCCCAAAGACAACCTGGAAAGAGCTGCTTTGTGCCAATTCCTGCAAGTATTAATTATCCTTAAGGTACCTAGAAAGCGATGGCTGATGACTACACAACGTAGACCTTCCTACCACGCGCTACTATCTGTAGCAATGGACAGGTATAAGGTACGCAAGGCCTTGTTaggcatcttcctcttgacGACTCCCTGTCCATATTCACTTCAGGACACGAACTCTTCGTATTGTACATGTCTATTGGGTACCTGTAGGGGCCTTTCGCTCCTTCCATATGTGTCTCCATGGCCAGATATCACCGAGATCGGAATCATCTGAAGTTCAACAATGGGCTGTAAAACTCTTCAACTAGGCAGACGCCTTCACGTCGCTTCCCATAGGATATACCTTTTCTTCAACTGCCAGCTTAATGACAACCACATGCAGAGGACAATAATTACACCGCTAAACGCCCTTAGAGACCAGGAGATGTGGTTTGTCTATGGCATGGGCTGATATAGGGCTTGGGGTTTTGAGATACACATTGTGAATAGGATAACAGAGACTGATATCTCACAAATAGATCTGAATGATAGTTAATTCTAATAATCTCTTTCTATCACCCGAAATACCTGGAATGGGAAAGTGTTCTTCTACAATAGCCCCACAAGATATTCGCTACTTGCTCATAACCTCAACCCCGACTTAATGCAGAAGATCTGATGAACATTGGCCCCACATACCTGGGAGTATTATACTTTTGTTACCTCGTGGAGGTTTTGCTGGGACATAATGTTAGGATAGGGGCAGCATCCAGCAATTCACACAATGGTTCACAGCTTTAAAACAGCCAGTCCCACGATCTATAGGAAATCTGGTAAACTGGCAGAGCAAGAAGACTGTCCGGGCTCTTGCTTTCACAAAGTTTTGGTGGACATATTTTCAAGAGTTTTGCAGTCTCAGATAGTCTTTGTGCACGCTCTTTGAAGATGGTGTGTGTTGTCGTGGAGCCAAAAAGGGAAGCATTCACTTACACGCATGGGACAGGGGTGCCTGATTGGCCAGCTTTGGGCATCTCTACCCAGCAGCATCTTTACTCTCGGACTCTGCCACCTTGACTCAAGATGTCTGTTCGCGCGTTCATCTGAACCCAGTTTGGAGATAAAGCTCTGCTTGCATCAGTTGTGTAGATAACCTCACTTTTATGCCTTCTGAAATCCTCAAAATTTGACAGTATTTATTGTTCTATTCTCATGATGATGTCCCGcttcaaccctaacccagaTCACCCATGAAGATCCAGGCTGTCCCGGCCGGCACCGGTCACCCGATCCAATTAATGCTGGACAATGGCAGGTGCCCGTGCCTCGGCGCGGCCACTTTTAAAAAGTGAAAGAGGCGATGCCCTCAACAATTTCTCTGTGCATTGCGCCAATTCCGATGCCGCCTCCCCAGACGTCCGCCCTTCCCTAGAttttcctcttttctctctaATGCCTTAATACGATTCTTTTAATATACGAAAACGACGAAATGTTATCCTCGAGAGCCTCTCTCGCCGCCACGAGGCGTCTAGGCCCCACTACGAGTTTCGCTCAACAAGCCGGTTGGACATGCGCCAAGTGTCGCAACTCGATTCCAACACTTCGAAAAGGGGTTCCGAGCCTACTTCGCGCGAATGGCCCGACAACGAGACGATATGGCAGTAAGACTGGCGACAACGGAGGGCGCCAGGACCATAACTATGGTGGCAGATCGAGAGCCAGGAGGTCAGCTGTGCTGGCCGCAACAGGAGGTGgtgtcgccgccgccgccgctacGGTTGGTGGAAGTTTACTTGCCTTCGGGGACGACATCAAGA from Podospora pseudoanserina strain CBS 124.78 chromosome 2, whole genome shotgun sequence includes the following:
- a CDS encoding hypothetical protein (EggNog:ENOG503P7NT); translation: MSSSFIFRQSTLQSRYLEVSCYRFCSSQSVHQTNQSIKQFKISTNSKDFVSRQQSPHQKPHTNTTNMTQSKADKIEEVRQNLPLPQMPPKASDWQSADASKTNVGSGRFSSDVSTGPGSTAGLREPATKASEDIDMSGIGRQGKDGLSEPPKDARSK